ATGATGCAGCATTTTGATGATCGCGCTACCGGCCGCTCCAGTACCTGAGATAACGACCTTGATCTCATCTACTTTTTTATGGACGATTTTCAGTGCATTGATTAGAGCTGCAATCGTTACGATCGCCGTGCCATGCTGGTCATCATGAAAAACCGGAATATCTAATTCCTCGATCAAAGCTCGTTCAATTTCAACACAGCGTGGAGCAGAGATATCTTCCAGATTGATCCCGCCAAACGTTGGCGCCATTGCTTTAATGATTTGAATGATTTCTTTAGGATCTTTCGTGTCCAAACAAATCGGGATCGCATCGATATCCGCAAACTCTTTGAACAGCAATGCTTTACCTTCCATAACAGGCAACGCAGCTTTTGGTCCAATATCCCCTAATCCCAGCACAGCTGTTCCATCTGTCACTACTGCAACGGTATTTCCTTTCCAAGTGTAGTCGTAGATTTTGTCAGGCGTTTCATGAATTTGTCTGCAAGGCTCTGCTACACCTGGTGTATAAGCTAGAGACAGGTCTTCTTTCGTTTTCACTTTCGCTTTCGAATGAATATCGATTTTTCCACGCCATTCTTCATGTGCTTTCAATGCTTTTTCATAAATCGTTGTCATTTATTTTTTCTCCTTTCAAATCCATACAAGCAAACATTAGAAGTTATTTCCCAACATATGTTCCGGCCTTACCCACTGATCATATTCTGTTTCTGTCACCAAACCTGTCGATAGTGCCGCTTGTTTTAGCGTGACATTTTCTGCAAAAGCCTTTTTAGCAATCTTAGCACCATTATCATAGCCAATATACGGATTCAATGCAGTGACTAACATCAGTGACTGTTCGACATATTGATTCATCTTTTCCTGATTTGCCTGAATCCCACTTAAGCAATGCTCATTGAATGAACGTAAGCCATCCGTTAAAAGCTCAATGCTTTGAATCAAATTATACGCTAATACCGGCATGTATACATTCAATTCAAAATTTCCCTGTGATGCGCCAATACCGATCGTTGTATCATTTCCCATCACCTGAATGGCGATCATAGTCAATGCTTCGGCTTGTGTTGGGTTGACTTTTCCCGGCATGATCGAACTGCCTGGCTCATTTGCCGGAATCGTGATTTCTCCCAGTCCACTTCTCGGACCACTCGCCATCCAGCGGATATCATTTGCCATTTTCATAGCATTTGTTGCTAATGCCTTTAATGCGCCAGAGGTGAATACTACAGCATCCTTGTTTGCAAGCGCATGGAATTTATTTGAGTTAGCTGAAAACTGACTCTGTGTCTCTTCATTTAGGCTTGCAATAAAAAAATCGACATATTCCTTTGAAGCATTCAACCCAGTGCCAACTGCTGTTCCACCGATGGCTAATTGCTTCAACTCAGTCAAACTTAGCTCGATCATTTGTTTGGTATGCTCAAAACTAGAACGCCAGCCACTTACCTCTTGCGCAAATGTGATCGGGGTTGCATCCTGTAAATGAGTACGGCCGATTTTAATGACATCAGCATTTGCTGTTTCTAATCTGTTCAATGTATCTATCACCTGTTCTAACACAGGAAACAGTTCTCTTTGGATCAGCACAGTTGCAGCAATATGGATCGCTGTCGGAAACACATCATTGGAACTTTGAGACATATTCACATGATCATTTGGATGAACGTGGATACCTTCTTTCTCACACAAATGAGCGATCACTTCGTTCACATTCATATTTGTCTGCGTTCCGCTTCCCGTTTGCCAAAGCGACAATGGAAAATGTTCATCAACTGCCCCAGCAATGATATGATCTGCTGACTGCTGGATAGCCTGACTAATTGCTGTATCAAGCTTACCGGTAGCTTCGTTGGCTTTCGCCGCATGTTTTTTAACTATAGCTAACGCCTTGATCAGGGGCAGAGGCATTTTTTCAGCCCCGATATTAAAATTTTGACGGCTGCGTTGTGTTTGTGCGCCCCAAAGTGCTGTGTTCGGCACTTGGATTTCTCCCATAGAATCGTTTTCGATCCGATAGCTCATGATACCTGATCCTCTCCTTTATCTCCTCAGTTACTACAACTATACTGTAGTTCAACCTTTTTTTAAAATAAAATTTGTAACATTTCCTACCTGAATGTTTCTATCGTTCGTCCTTTGCCCATCTTTCGAAACAAAAATAGGGTAAAGCCAACTATTGTCATTTGCTTTACCCTAGCTCTTTATCTATTTCTCTGTTTTATGCTCATTGCTGTGCGCATAACCATACGTAAAGTAGATCACTACGCCTAACACTAACGCAATAGCAAATGCTTTCCAAGTGGCCGCCTGCAGCTGTAGCATCAGACCAATACTGACGATCACCAATAAAATTGGTAAAAACGGAACAAAAGGAATTTTAAATTCCCCTGGTTTAGGATCGCCATCTGTTTTTCTTAAACGAATGATCCCGATCGCCATCACGATCAAATACATCAATGTCACGATATTTGTCAGTTCCGCCAATAATTCCATTGGCACGAACCCAGCAAATAACATCGTGCAAATCCCTGCAACATATGTGGCATTTTTCGGCGTACGATTCTTTTCGTCGATCTTGCTCATAAATTTCGGCAAAAGCCCATCTTTACTGATCGCATAAATGATCCGCGCCAAACTGTACATCATCGAAATCGTCACCGTTAAAAGTGTTAAGATCGCACCAACTGAGATTACACCAGCAACACCATCCTGCTGCACAAAACGCATCGCAAAAGCCACTGGATCTTTTACACCAAGCGCATCAAAAGGCACGATACCAGTTAAGATCAATGTAACGATCACATATAAAACTGCAGTAATCAAAATCGAGCCGATGATCCCTCTAGGAATATCTTTTTGCGGATTTTTGACCTCTTCTGCAGTCATACTCACTGCGTCAAAACCTAAGAAAGCAAAGAAAACCACTGCGGCACCAC
This sequence is a window from Enterococcus wangshanyuanii. Protein-coding genes within it:
- a CDS encoding NAD(P)-dependent malic enzyme — its product is MTTIYEKALKAHEEWRGKIDIHSKAKVKTKEDLSLAYTPGVAEPCRQIHETPDKIYDYTWKGNTVAVVTDGTAVLGLGDIGPKAALPVMEGKALLFKEFADIDAIPICLDTKDPKEIIQIIKAMAPTFGGINLEDISAPRCVEIERALIEELDIPVFHDDQHGTAIVTIAALINALKIVHKKVDEIKVVISGTGAAGSAIIKMLHHFGVKNMIAFNIDGALSKKSERSLDFLEQEIAAITNVADFQGTMAEAMVGADVFIGVSAPKLVTKEMVASMNKGAIVFPMANPESEIDYQDAIEAGAAVVGTGRSDHPNQINNVLAFPGLFKGAFVAGATKITENMKLAAAQAIAEIIPESELTSDYIIPSPFNPDLVEIIIRKVVEAAVKDGVIRS
- the fumC gene encoding class II fumarate hydratase — translated: MSYRIENDSMGEIQVPNTALWGAQTQRSRQNFNIGAEKMPLPLIKALAIVKKHAAKANEATGKLDTAISQAIQQSADHIIAGAVDEHFPLSLWQTGSGTQTNMNVNEVIAHLCEKEGIHVHPNDHVNMSQSSNDVFPTAIHIAATVLIQRELFPVLEQVIDTLNRLETANADVIKIGRTHLQDATPITFAQEVSGWRSSFEHTKQMIELSLTELKQLAIGGTAVGTGLNASKEYVDFFIASLNEETQSQFSANSNKFHALANKDAVVFTSGALKALATNAMKMANDIRWMASGPRSGLGEITIPANEPGSSIMPGKVNPTQAEALTMIAIQVMGNDTTIGIGASQGNFELNVYMPVLAYNLIQSIELLTDGLRSFNEHCLSGIQANQEKMNQYVEQSLMLVTALNPYIGYDNGAKIAKKAFAENVTLKQAALSTGLVTETEYDQWVRPEHMLGNNF
- a CDS encoding amino acid permease, producing MSMFRKKSLEDLSTEPSGMKKDLKTMDLIMLGIGAIVGTGIFVVTGVAAQRDAGPALSLSFLVAAGAIILAGLCYAEFASRIPVIGGPYAYMYVVFGEFVAWMTGWLVICEFFLAVSSVASGWSGYVHGFLNSLGIHLPKALSGAYNPANGTYVDLVAMLVLLAVMFWVSLEAKTALRLNNVMVFVKFGIIALFLIVGIFYVKPDNWQPFMPFGFSGVISGAAVVFFAFLGFDAVSMTAEEVKNPQKDIPRGIIGSILITAVLYVIVTLILTGIVPFDALGVKDPVAFAMRFVQQDGVAGVISVGAILTLLTVTISMMYSLARIIYAISKDGLLPKFMSKIDEKNRTPKNATYVAGICTMLFAGFVPMELLAELTNIVTLMYLIVMAIGIIRLRKTDGDPKPGEFKIPFVPFLPILLVIVSIGLMLQLQAATWKAFAIALVLGVVIYFTYGYAHSNEHKTEK